The Cydia strobilella chromosome 7, ilCydStro3.1, whole genome shotgun sequence DNA segment aaaaaatcatgtcAGACGTTGTCACAAGACTTTTTCGGAACAGTCAAAATAGTTTGCAGTGCCTTCCTTGAAAAAGCGTTTTACAGTACAGtattttctcgcactagtgcgtaaaagagcacttttcttGCATATGCGGAAAGTTTAaacggccatatgtactgtaaaacgttgtacgatacacctgcaaataggtaatttgcaactcgtgtcgatttaaatcACTCCCTGcggtgttttaatttatcgccactcgtttcgaatttcctcttttccgcacttgtatcgtaaataactatttcatttcatattaaGCTGGAAAACGTTTTATTGTAGGTCTATTTAAAAATTTGATCTTCGTTTAAGTACTGTCCAAAGAAAATCGGCCCCATCACGCGTAAGAGCTAAGAGATTTTATAGTATAAGCAATTAATTTAATGGAAAATCCATTAAATTAATTGCTTATACTATAAAATTCAAACTGGTGTTCCAATAGCTGTTTCGGCCGTTACGTTACAGAGCATAAATGCTGTCCGTGTTTGCTGGTACAGACTTCTAGTCCTCGCATGTATGCTGTACAAGCAATGCCGTAAGTAATTCGCCTGATTTGCTACAGGTGGTTATCCTGCTGAACGGATGGCTGTTCAATATCAAGGGATCGTCTATGGCCATGCTGCAGCACGCCACGTCCTCGCAGAGCATCGTGTTTCACCAGGCGCAGCCGGTGCTGCCCGCCACTACCACCCGTAATTATAACTATTTGTATATTAATGCTAGTATTTTGTGCGTGAATTgcgtatttataaatttaaaaataccaaGTAGATACTTTACTCTTGCTCAAGTTtgtatattcattattttttttcgaaatatGCTGAAATGTAACTAATATAATAACACTTATATACTTAAGGCCACTTTGGGTCTGATAAATGGATCCAAACTAccgtttttttaagattttaatatGCACCTTTTTTCAGCTATATCTTCTTTAGACCAGTACAGCAGAACTCAAGTAAGTGCGTAAAACTTCTAGTtaactactaaaaaaatattattaattttgttcttAGTAAAGTGTTACTGTAAAATATGgctttaccttttttttaactgaaaCCATACTGTTAAAAAAGGTACACAGATAATTTATATCATTGTTAATATATACAAGTGTATATTTATAggtaaatttattgttttagcCAAAATACGAGTATAAATATGAGGTGTCAGACCACCAAACGGGCGACAGAAAGAGCCACTGGGAGCGACGCGAAGGCGACAAAGTGCGCGGCGCGTACTCGCTGTATGAGCCCGATGGCGCGCTTCGCACCGTTGAGTACACCGCGGACGCGGTCCACGGGTGAGTAGTAGGACTAAGGGACAACAGGAGCTACTGGAGACGGTATGAGGGTTATAAAGTGCGAGGCGCGTACCCAATATATGAGTACTATGAGTAGTAGAACTAAGGGATAACAGAAGCTACTGGAGATGGCATGAGGGTGATAAAGTGCGAGGCGCGTACCCAATATATGAGCCCGATGGCACGCTACACACCGTCTAATACACCGCAGACCAAGGCCATGGGATGGGTGATTTACTTTACTCGTATTTTATGACGGTGGGTTTTTTTAACACACGTGGTGACACGCAGGTCGGCGAAGAGACATTGGGGCGTATGCTactactaggtacctactttaactTTTACTAAAATAGGTACTCACGAAAACTACTAGTTACCTACATattgaaaaaaatctttaaacgaGGAATGTTTTCGAACTTATACCTAAGTGCCCCTAGAATAACCTCGACTGTTAATATTAATACGCTCTGTATACATATGATTTTCTGCCGAATAAATCAAAAAGTTGGCTGTTGTTTCATATTTTAGTAGATCTCGTAaggttgacgaaatataaagtgagccggctcactttatatttcgtcaactttACCATCGTATTACATTTATAGAATGAGTTACAAGTTAAGTCATAATAGTTTCAATAAATTTCTCACTTTAATTCCAGATTTAACGCCGTTGTGCGTCGTGATGAGCCACACCAGCAGATCAAGCTGCAGCACCCTCGTCTGCCAGAATCTCGCAGCCGTGCCCTGGCCAGCAGAGACTACCTTGATAGCCCACAGTACCTGCCCGAGAAGAGCCAGCCAACCAGCCCGCGATACGGGCCCAGTAGCAGTGCCAACTCTAACGTGGGCTTCAGTGTCAACCATGTCTCTGGTCTACAAGGCCCTGaggataattataattactagAGACGAAGACAACTAAGCACAACAGGGAATGCCAATGTGTACCTACGTACGAGTATGTACTTACACTCGAACTGTACATTGTATACCTCAAAATGAAAAACAAACATGTACCtactaggtaagtatttattgttgaTGTTGAAGTGTCACGTTGTAGTggttgtatttataataacgaGCATTTAACACATTATATTTATCTGAATGGGATTTAACGAAgtaattaataa contains these protein-coding regions:
- the LOC134743119 gene encoding cuticle protein 7-like isoform X2; the protein is MAISYIPRVTQLDAGELDEQLEELLKQQLFNATKYLEVVILLNGWLFNIKGSSMAMLQHATSSQSIVFHQAQPVLPATTTPISSLDQYSRTQPKYEYKYEVSDHQTGDRKSHWERREGDKVRGAYSLYEPDGALRTVEYTADAVHGFNAVVRRDEPHQQIKLQHPRLPESRSRALASRDYLDSPQYLPEKSQPTSPRYGPSSSANSNVGFSVNHVSGLQGPEDNYNY